From the genome of Streptomyces spinoverrucosus:
CGATGACGCCACACCGTCCGTGACCAGCCCGGTGCCCGTCTCCGGCACGCTCGACCTGCCCGGACGCACCCTCACGCTCGACGGCCGCGCGTTGCCGATCGTCTCGGCATCCGACGCCTCACTCGGGTCCACGAGCTCGCTGACGGTGGTCGCGAAACAGAACCCGACGGACCTGACCATCGACGTGCCCTCCAAGGCCTCCGCCGTGGTGAGCTTCCCGTATGTGGTCGAGCTGCGCGACGAGGAGGGCGGACCGCACTACGTCGGCCTCTTCGCCCCTCGGCTCAAGGGCCTGAGCGACTTCAGGGTCAGAGGCGACTGGATCGGCCTCGGCGCCAAGGACGCCCAGTGGTTCTACACCCGGATCGACCTCGGCGACACCCTCTCGGTGACGGCCGACGCCGGGTGAGCAGCGACCGGGTGCGCCGCGCACCGGGCCGTCGCAATCTGGACGTATGACCCATCGATGCGCGACGAAAGGTGCCCTATGAATATCGCGGTCATCGGCGGTACCGGCCTGATCGGGTCGCAGGTCGTGAAGAAGCTGGAAGCGGCCGGGCACGAGGCCGTGCCGCACTCGCTGTCCACAGGTGTCGACGTGATCACGGGCCAGGGCGTGGCGGAGGCCGTGGCCGGCGCCGAGGTGGTTGTCAACCTGACGAATTCCCCGACCTTCGACGACGCGTCCTTGGCGTTCTTCCAGACCTCGATGGACAACATCCTGGCCGCCGCCCGGGAGGGCGGGGTGGGCCACGTCGTCATCCTCTCGATCGTCGGCGTGGAACACGTGGCCCAGCTCGACTACTACCGGGCCAAGGTCCTCCAGGAAGACATCCTCAAGGCCGGGCCGATCCCCTACTCGATCGTCCGCGCCACCCAGTTCATGGAGTTCGTCGACGCGATCCTGTCCTGGACCACGGAGGGCGACACCGTCCGCCTGCCCACCACCCCGCTCCAGCCGATCGCCGCCCAGGACATCTCCGACATCGTCGCCGAAGTCGCTGCCGGACCCCCTCTGAACGGGACCCTCAACATCGCCGGGCCCGACGTCTTCCCCCTCGACGAACTCGGCCGGATCACCCTGGACGCCCGTCCCGACGGCCGCACCGTCGTCACCGACGACACCGCCGGCATGTTCGCCGTCGTCGAGGGCGACGTCCTCACCGCCAAGGGCGACGCCCGCATCGCCCCCACCCGCTACACCGACTGGCTCTCCTGAACCGGCCGGCCCACCACTGGAGGCCTCACCATGGCGAACGACGAGCCGGCAGCGGACCGCACCGAGAGCCAACCGCGCTCGGAAACATGGAAGACGGCGTTCACCGTGCTGCAGTCGGTGAAACCGCCGTCCGTCCCGGAGGGCGCGGAGGCGATGACGGTCCTC
Proteins encoded in this window:
- a CDS encoding SDR family oxidoreductase, producing the protein MNIAVIGGTGLIGSQVVKKLEAAGHEAVPHSLSTGVDVITGQGVAEAVAGAEVVVNLTNSPTFDDASLAFFQTSMDNILAAAREGGVGHVVILSIVGVEHVAQLDYYRAKVLQEDILKAGPIPYSIVRATQFMEFVDAILSWTTEGDTVRLPTTPLQPIAAQDISDIVAEVAAGPPLNGTLNIAGPDVFPLDELGRITLDARPDGRTVVTDDTAGMFAVVEGDVLTAKGDARIAPTRYTDWLS